In Candidatus Nitronauta litoralis, one DNA window encodes the following:
- a CDS encoding MerR family transcriptional regulator, whose amino-acid sequence MSQMIPDKLFFKIGEVAEIAGLEQHVLRYWEDEFDQLKPTKNRSGQRLYQKKDVEMVLEIQRLLYTDKFTLAGAKQKLKERKKPGSQLDFGFDREKFHGWKDQIKSELKSILKILES is encoded by the coding sequence ATGAGTCAGATGATTCCGGATAAATTATTTTTTAAAATTGGGGAAGTAGCAGAGATTGCTGGGTTGGAACAGCATGTTCTTCGTTATTGGGAGGACGAGTTTGATCAGTTGAAGCCAACAAAAAACCGATCCGGGCAGCGCTTGTACCAGAAAAAGGATGTTGAAATGGTGCTGGAAATTCAAAGACTTCTATACACTGATAAGTTTACTCTGGCTGGAGCCAAGCAAAAGCTGAAAGAGCGTAAAAAACCCGGATCCCAACTGGACTTTGGCTTTGACCGCGAAAAATTCCATGGGTGGAAAGATCAGATCAAATCTGAATTAAAATCTATTTTAAAAATTCTGGAAAGCTAA
- a CDS encoding integration host factor subunit alpha translates to MALEQETVVKADLVDHVYERVGFTRSEALNAVEVILEEIKSALGRGENVRIVGFASFNLRRKNARRARNPKTGEPITIQPRTVLTFKPSRHLLEATNRTTHESDDSG, encoded by the coding sequence ATGGCACTTGAACAGGAAACGGTGGTCAAAGCCGATCTGGTAGATCATGTCTATGAGCGAGTCGGGTTCACCCGGTCTGAAGCGCTCAATGCCGTAGAAGTGATTCTTGAAGAAATAAAATCCGCGTTGGGGCGTGGAGAGAATGTTCGAATCGTTGGATTCGCTAGCTTCAACCTCCGGCGGAAAAATGCGCGTAGAGCGCGCAACCCCAAAACAGGCGAGCCCATTACGATTCAGCCCCGGACCGTCCTTACCTTTAAACCAAGCCGCCATTTATTGGAGGCAACCAACCGAACTACCCATGAGTCAGATGATTCCGGATAA